Genomic DNA from Thermoflexus hugenholtzii JAD2:
TCTCCCGGCGGGCGATGGTGTAGAGGTAAGCCCGGAAATGGCGGGGAGGCTGGCGAGGACGCCCTTCCAGGAACTTGAGGAAGGTCTCCTGAGCCACATCCATCGCCTCATCCGGATCCCCCAGCATGCGGCAGGCCAGATCATAGAGGCGGGGGAAATACTGCTCGTAAAGCCAGGAGAAGGCCTCCGGATCGCCCTGGAGCATGCGGGCCGCGATGGCCTCCTCTGAAGCCTCGAAAGAGGTTGGGGAAAGGCCGGTCGGATTTCCCATTGCGCTCCTTTTTCACGGGATCGATGAGGCCCGAGCTGCCGCTCCGGATCGCTCGCATCCGTCGTCAACGGGCGAATGGTCCCGGCAGCGCTGGGCTACAGGGGAACCGCAGCGCCTCCCGATGGGGAGCGCTTCGGGTTGCCGGCTGCCTCATGGTTGTCGAGGGCAGCGACCTCCGCCGGGGTGAACACCCGGTTCCGGAGCTCCCATTCCTCGCGCGCGGGGATCCCCGGAAAGCGGAGATGCCCATGGGGGAATGATCGAGGAAAGCGCCTCAAGCCCTGAACCCGGCCCCTCCGACCGGCAGGCCATCCGCACCGCAGGCGGGACGGGAACCCCGATCCGCCTCAACCAGCGGACCTCTCCCGGATCCTCGCCCTCACGGGATCTCCGGTGATTGTATCAAATTATACCGCTTCCCCGGGCAGGAGGGTTACGGCTCCTCCCGTTCCTCCAGGACCTGCGCACCGATCTGCCTTAGAGTCTCGCGCACGGTCCCCTCCAGGACAGATCGGGGGAATGGCCCCTGCTCCGCGCGCGCCTCCAGCCGGATCTCCAGGGTCAGCCTCGCTCCTGCCCGCTGAAGCGGCATCAACACGCCACGCAGGAAATCGGAGAGACGCTCCCACGGCACCCGGGCCCGCAGGGTATACGCCCCGGGGGATGATGGAGACGAAGGCGGAGGAGGAAGCTTCAGACGCCGGAGCGTTCCTTGGGCGAGGACAGCCTCCCAGGATGGTCCCGATGGCTCCCCCACTGGCTTAGGATCAACAAGGAAAAGCCCCCGCTCCCATCCCTCCCGCAGGGCGGCGATGAAGGCCTCCCGGAAGATGGGCTCCGCCGGGAACGCGGATCCCCGCTCGGCCCAGAGCCGCTGGTAGATCTTCGACACGGGGAGCTCCTCCGCCTCCCCCATGGCCCATAGGAGATCTTCCGGGGAAAGCCGGGACGGCGGCGGAGGGGGCGGGGGGGGCTCCGGCGTCCTCCGCATCAGCACGGCTTCATTCGCCAGCGCTTCTACGGGCACCTCCTCCCGGTAATACACCCGCTCCCCCACCCGCAGGCTGAAGAGACCCTCCCGCACGCCGCGCCGGACGCTCTCCCAGATCACCTCATCGCCCGAGATCATCGGCAACTCCGGATAGCGCCGGAAGGCCTCCAGGATCTCCGAGAGTGGCTTCTCCTCCTCCTCCGGCCGCATTGCCTTCCGCAAGAGTTGATCCGGCGCCAATCGCTTCACCAGGATCCCCTCTTCCTCCAGATGCTGCAGCACCCGCTTCATTAGGGAGGCCCGCTCCCCCGCAGTGGGTAGGCCGAGGTTGAGCCATTCGATCCCCTCCTTCCCCGCCCGGGCGATATACCGGTAGGCTTCCTGCAGGATGCGGAGCAGCCCACCCTCCACATCCTGGATCCGACGGTCTACCTCCTGTCGGTTCTCTGATGAGAGCTGCCGCCAGAGAACCTTATCGCTCTTGATGGCCTGCAGGGCCAGCAGCCGCTTGAGCTGCCCCCGCATGCGCGGCCACTCCTGGGCGTCGGCCGTTAGGATCAAAAGGGCATTGCGATACTGACGGAACACAGACCCGCAGCGTTCCAGCAACTCCCGGATGTAGGTTTCCACCGAGGGTGTGGAGCGGAAACGCTCCGGCGGCAAGATCGCCAGCTGCAGCTCCCGCCGGTCCGGGACATCTTCCGGGTTCTGGGGCCAGACGATGACCCGGAGCTCTTTCCCCGCGATGCGCTCCAGCCGGGACCGGAGCTCCCGGTAGATCTCGTCCTCCCGGACCTCTGCCTCGCGTTCGATGAGGATCCGATTGAGGTTCGGTTGGCTGGAGAACCAATAGCGTCCGCCTTCCGTATGGAGATACCAGAGTTCCTCCTCCAGACGCTTGAGAGCGTCGCCGACGATCGCGGGCGGGATGCCCTCCCGCAACACGGCCAGACGCAGCTCTGCGATCCCGACACCACGGCGCTCCCCTCCGCTGAAGGAGGCGAAGAAGATGGCCGTCGCCAGGCCGCTGGCGATCCCGAAGCGGGCATACTCCGAGCCGAGCTCCCGATCCAGTCGCTGGGCCCTGGCGTTGCCGTCGGTGATGTCGGTGGCGATGACGCCTTCATATTCGTTGCCGATGTGCTTGAGGAGCTCCTGACGGATCTCCGGATGGGCCAGGTTCAGATGGGCCGGCTGGATCAGAGGGGCCGGATGCCCTCGCTGATAAAGATCGGCAACGACCAGCCCCAGCAGTCGCAGCACCCCTCGGGTGCGTTGGAAGCCCGGGAAAGTGCTCCAGCGCTCCAGGAGGATGTCGATCACCTGCGGATGGAACGGATAAGCCTTGACCATGCGATCCCGGTAGCCCGGCTCCCGAGCCGGCGCCGGCACGTCTTCCCCCAGCTCCCGGTAGAGGGCCATGTAGGCCTCCGCCACCCGGCGGGCCATCTCCGGATCCTCCGGCTCGTCGAACAGACGACGGCGGATGACGGCGTAGATCTCTTCGCCCTCCACCGGGGTGTAGATCGCCTCCACCCGGCCGAAGATCCGCTGCAGCTGCAGCAGCGCCCGCTCGCCCTCCTCCCCATAGGGGGCGCTGGAAGGGAGGGTGGCCACCAGGACGCACCGCGGGAGCACCTTCACCGTCTCGGTGAGCTCCTGGAAGAAGGCCAGGACCTGGGTCTGATAGGCCCGCCCGACCTCTGGGGTGGAGGGGGCCTTCTCGATCTCCGACGGCTGGACGCAGCGGGCGACGTATTCCGCGATCTCGTCCATCAGGATGAGGGTCGGCTCCTCCCCGAGCAGCGAATGCAGCAGATCCTTCCCCGGCGCCAGGCGCCGCTCGTCGTGCTCCCGCAACCGCTCATACTGCCCCAGCTGCTCCGCGATCGCCCCCCAGGGGGTTCGCCCCCGCAGGGGATCGGCGGCCGTCCCCACGAACACCGCCACCCGGGCCTCCGGGAGGGCGGAGAGCCCCGCTTCCCGCAGGATCTCCTCCAGGCCCGGCACCTTTTCGGGGTCCGGCCGGGATCGAAAGAGGTGGTAAAGCGCGATCAGGCTGTGGGTTTTGCCGCCCCCGAAGGGGGTCTGGATCTGGATCACCGGATCCCCTGTCCCTCCGCTGAGGCGGGACAGGACGGTGGCCAGCAGGTGCCGCAACCCCCGCGTGAAATACGTCCGGTGGAAGAAGGCCACCGCGTCCCGATACTCCAGTGGCCCCCGGCCTGCCACCACATCAGAGAGATCCGCAGCGAAGACGGACTCGTCCAGCCCTCCCGCGCGGATGTCGCGGCGGGGGAGGATCACCTGATGCCACGGGGGCAGGGGACCGGTGGTCACCGAGGGGGGCGTCGTCAGGCCCGCCCGCTCCAGGTAGAGGGCCACCGCGCCGAGAAAGGCCTCCGCCTCGGTGCGGGTGATGGGCTTGCCGGAGTGCGTCGCCCGGTTCCGCAACTCAATCCAGTCCCCGGCCGAGCGCAGGAACGAGAAATCCCGCCCCAGCTTCCGACCGGCCAGATCCAGAAGCTCCGCCTTGCGGAAGAAGCCGACCAGCTGACCCAGGGTGAGCTCGCCCACCGACTTACCGAAATCGGCCAGCGCCCGCGTCACTTTCTCTTGTTCGGGAGGGCTTAGACGGGGCACGAGCTCCCCGTAAAGCCAGCGGAAAAGGTCTTCCAGGATCTGCCCGCCGCTCATCACCGCCTGAGCGGTGAGGCCCTGGTCCAGGAGACGACGTGCCTGATCGAGACGGGATTGCCAGTTCTGGGCCATGCGATCCCCCTTCAGTGGGTGGTCTCAATTCCCCCACATCGACAACTGGGAGGGGCCGCGGGTGTAGGAGCGGCGGCCATACAGTAGGCCCTGGAGGATCTGGCGCTCCTTATCCCCTTCCGGCAACACCTCGCTGGCCGCCTGGACCACCTGCCAGAAGGTTTCGTTCTCGCCGTAGGTGGCGGCGAGATGCTCTCGGAGCTCGGCGATGCGGTTCTCGCTCCAGAGGGCCGCCGCCCGATGCATGGCGTCCACCATGGTCTGGAACTCCGTCCGGGCGGCGAAGCGGGGATCTTTGGCCCGCTCCATGGGGGAGCGGACGCGCACGTGCTCGCCGTCTTTGGCCACCAGCCCTCCTGGCCCCCAGTGGTCGGTGAGCTCGATGCCGGCTCCGGCGGCGAGCTTGCGGGCCTCATCGAAGCGCACCCGGGCGTGGTTGTAAGTCCAGCGCCAGAGGAGGTAAAAGCGGGTCAGGGGGTCCACCCCGCTGAGTTCGGCGCCCTGGAGGATGCGCTCCAGGGCGAACTCGGCCACCACTTTGCGCACGTATTCCAGAAGCTCCGCAACGGTGACCTCCTCGCCGGAGAGCTTCTCCACCCGGGCGTAGCGGCCGAAGACCTCCACGGCCGGGCCGATGGCGCTCATGAAGAAGTCCGCGCCGCGGATGCCCTCCTCCCAGAACTGGGCCAGCCGCTCCCGCACCCGCGCCTCGATCTCCCGCCGCACCCGGGTGTAGTCGCCGATCTCCTCCGTGGTGCGCTTGCGGCAGACCATGTAGATGGAGGAAGCCAGGGCTGCCGATTCCTGTGCCCGGAGCCGGGCCTGCATCTCCGTGTGGATGGGCCAGGAGGCGGTCATGTACAGCCCGGCATCCAATAACGACGTGATGACAGTTTCCCAGGCTTCGGTGGTCTTGTGGGCGAAGACGATGACGGCGATGCCGTTGGGCTTGAGTACGCGGTGGATTTCGCGGAAAGCCTGGGTCAGCATGTTCTCAAAGCGGCGCATGGCGTTCTCCATGCCGCCGGCTTTGCTGGCATCGGCGACCATCTCCTCAGACTTGGGTGTGAGCGGCGTGGCGAAAAGGTCGGGGTACAGGTCGCCCACCGTACGCTTGAGCCAGACGTAAAAAAAGTCCGACAGATCGCTGTAGGGCACGTTGTCATAGTACGGCGGGTCGGTGAGCACGGCGTCGAAGAAGTTTTCGGGCCAGGGGAGCGCGGTGGCGGAGCCATGGGTGACGGTGGGGATTGGGGGGTGGGGATTGGGGAATAGGGGTGGGATGTGGCTAAGGTGCAAGCAAACATTATATGTATCAGCAAACAACTCTTCCCAGCTACGAGAGGCGCCGCCAAATGGATTAGGTTCTGCAAAATCCCAAACCATAGGCAAGGCTTGTCGCGAGAAAACGTCTGCTATTTTTTCGCCAGCCGGTTGCCATCGGCAAAGAGTATTCAGGGCAGCGGCTAACCTATCGAAAGTGATTGCCAAATACGTCACCACCGCCTTGGCAAACTCGGGGTCGGCGCCTTGGGCGAGCATCTGGGCGTGGGCCTGGCGGACTTTGTCGGCAAAGGTGATCAGCGCCAGCTGCTGGCGGGGGTTGAACAGGTCGCCCCAGCGGGTAAGGCCATATTTATGCACAGAAAATGCGCGCTCAGCACCAGGACCCCCGCCAAGTGGTGTTGGCTCATCCGGCACGGGTTCCATGCCCCACTTCTCGCGCAGCTCTGCAGATTTCTTCTCAAGTGCGGTTTCGGCGGCGTGGTACGCTTCCAGGTCGCGCGCGGTGGGCAGGCGGTAGCTTTTGCCGGCGCGCTTGGGGTGATGCAGCACGACCGCCATCATCCGCTGCCCCGCTTTGCCTTCACGAAACAGCCGGCGCGTGGTCTTGTCGTCTATCGTGCCACCGCAGAGGGGGCAGCGCACATGCGCCCGGGTCACCGTGCCCTCGTCGGGATCAAAAGCGATAGCCTGCCCTTCCACGATCTCCGCGTCCACCCGCCGGGCGGCCCGGTTGGGGACCAGGCGCAGGGCGATCTTCCGGTTGTCCTTCTTCGCCAGCCAGGTCTGGCGCATGAGCGGGATTTCGGCGCCGCAGGCCGGGTTCTGGCATGGCAGCGTGCGCGCCCAGATATAGCCCACGGGGACGCTCCCGTCAGGGTCGGGAGGATAGAAAGGCTGGAGCTCTCGGCGGGCCTCCTCCAGCACCCACGCCCCCCAGGCGCGGACCGCGCGCAGGAGCGGGGATTCGCCTGCTTGGCTTTCTCCGTCCCCCTTGCCGGGGAAGTATGGCAGGGTGGGGTTTTGCGACCTCGGCTTGCTGGACGGAAGGGGAAGGACGGAAACCGAATCCGGTCTGGCGTATCGTTGCGGATACTCCAAAACACACTTCAGGATGAGAACGGCCACCGGGTTGTAGTCCAGGGCGTGGGTCTCGCAGCCCAGGCGGAGGGCCTCCAGGGGGATAGAGCCACCGCCCGCAAAGGGGTCCAGGACGCGCGGTGGCCGTCCGCCGAAGGCTTCCCGGATGAGGGCCCGGGCCTTTTCCAGCTCGGAGTTCTTCCCTTGGACAGCCTCCCAGGGGGCCAGATCACGCACCAATCGAAGGAAGATTTCGCGGCGGTGAGGCTCATCGGGCAACAACGCGGCCAGGGCGGTGGTGCGGGAGGCGGCCAGGGGCCGCCGGGCCCACCAGATGTGCAGGGTGGAGATGTGCCCGTGGCGGATGTTCTTCTCGCGGACGGACTCTTCCGAGACGGGCCGGATGGGGAAATCAACTTCGATGAGACGAAGGCTGGGCATCTCCCTCCCCCTCCCTGTCTTGCCGGGCCTTCATTTGTTTATAAATTTTCCAGTTGGCGCACCCAGCCGTCAAAATGCGGACATCGAGCCCGGATTGTCGCAAGCCCGATCCGGCCGGCGATCACGGGCCCGTGTAGCGGCTTGCGATATTCGGGGATGTGGCGGAGGATCCGCGCCGAGGGATGCGTCTGTGGCCCATCGTTGATCTCCTCGGGCTGAAGCCCTTGCACCTCCTGGGCCAGCTGGGAGGCTCCGTTCAAGTTCACATCGCGGAAAACCTCGATGACCTGCCTCGGATCCGCGAAGAGCAGGGCCTCGAACTCATGCAGGACCAGGAAGGGAAGGAAGCGAGGATGATCAATATCCTGTCGGAAAGCATCCTCCAGGAAGGCAACCCGCTGGGCCGGAGTGCCGCCCGACAAGCGGTTCTTGCCAGGGAAATCATCAGGCAAAGCATAGTAATCGATCATCGTGGTGACCCGGATAGCGCTGGAATCTCGCAACAACTCGATAATATCCCGTCTTATCCGTCCATAGGAGGTGATTCCGCCCTTGAAGGTAGCCCCGGACGACGTGCGCTTGGTCTTCGCGAGGACAGGCCAGAGGATGAGATCTTTTTGAGACAAATAGGGGGCCAGGATATCCCGGACGAAGGTTTCTTCGGTCTGTCCCTCCACATATACGAACACCTTCCTCATCGAGCGGGCCGACCTCCGATCAGGTTTTTCTCCCAGAGATCCCCCAGCCCGTAGTCTGCCAGCCATTGGCCTGTTTCCTCAGGGGAGAGGCGCCGGATCGATGAAACTCCCTCCACGCGATCGACAATGAGAAGATCCTCAGGGGAGAACTGGTTGACCAGCGTGACCGATTGGGTAGCCAGGATGACCTGCGTGTGCTCCGCTGCGGAGCGGACCATCTCCGCCAGCAGCACGATGGCGTAAGGGTGTAGCCCCAGCTCCGGCTCATCCAGGACGATGGTGGCGGGCATTTGATCAGGCGGCTGAAGGAAGAGCGTGGCCAGACACATGAACCGGAGGGTGCCGTCGGAGAGCGCGTGAGGTCCAAACACCATGTCAGAGCCCCGCTCCCGCCATTCCAGGCGGATCTTCTCCGGATTAAAGGGGGAAGGGCGCAAGACGAAATCACCGAAGAAGGGGGCAGCCATCCGAATCGTCTCCACGATGTTGCGATAGGAAGCAGGGGCCGTCTCCCGCAGCCGATAGAGGTAAGCCGCCAGGTTGGAGGCGTCCGGGCGCAGGAAGAGATTGTCATGCAGGTCGCCGGTTTGCTTGACCTTGGCCGAATCGCTCGTGTCGTGGAAGTGATACAGCTGCCAGGACCGCATGGCCTTCAGCACGTGGAAGGCCACCCGGTCCTGCTCGGCCCATTCGGGGAGGAAGGACTCAGGATGGATCACTGAGGAGGAGGAGGCCTGATACGGGCGATCGTAGCGATCGCGCCTGTGGAAATAGCAAGCTTCCTCTGCGAAGACGAGGGTGTCCTCAGCCGTGGGGATCAGGGTGGCGACATAGCCGTTCGCCAGCGTCGTGTCCTGACGGAACCAGAGCTCCACACGCATCCGCTCGGTGGTTTTCCGCCCATAGTGCAACAGCGAATCCGCCCCGCCCGATTGGGCCACATAGATCTGCAGCCCCTGGAGCGTCACTCGGTTCATCATCTGGAACAGCTGGATGAAGTTGGATTTGCCGGAGCCGTTGGGGCCGATGAGCACGTTGATCCGCTCCAGGGGCAGGTCCAGCTCCCGGAAGGACTTGTATCCTTGAACCACAACCCGCTCCAGCATCAAAGAGGCCATCGCATCACCTCTTGAAGAAGTGCCCCATGAGTCCAATGCCCTTTGGGTCAATCCGGGAGGGAAGGTTGGATGCCCCAGGCGATGGGGACGGCAGCCTTCTTCCAGTGTTTTACAATGAACCGGACTGTTTCCACAACGGGCTCGGCCTCCAGTTTCGCCGCGGGGTTCTGGATGATGTGAAGACGGGGTTGACGGACTGCGTCCTCGACCACATAGAGCCAGTATTCCTCGCCCAGCCGTTGGGCCATCAGCCACTCGTTGGGGGTTAACACGATGGGGCCGGTGGTCGCCCGGGCTTTCACCTCGATGTAGCGGATGCGGCCGTCAGGGGCGTGGGAACGGATGTCGTAGCCCAGGTTCCGGGTGGAGACGTCCTCCGGCTCCCGTCCGTTCTCCCGCTCGTAGGCCATGGCCACCTGCATGCCGATGGCCTCGATGGCCGCATCGGGCCGCATCTCCGGATCCCCCGCCTCCATCGGGAGCACGCGGGCGACACCGATCACCCGGGGGGAGGCGGGGAGCAGGTGGGTCTCCTGTTCGATCTCCTGCTCCAGGGCCCGCCGGCGGGCTTCCAGCTCCTCCTTCCGGCGCTCCTCATTGCGGATCTCCGCCTCGGGGATCGGCTCGCCCTTGGCCCGACGGATCTCGTAGTCCATCAGCCTCGCCTGGCACTCCCCGATCATTTGATCCAGGGAGCGGAGGCCGTATTTGCGTTTGATCTCGGCCTCCCGCCGGCGCGCCTGCAGGATCTCCTCGCGGTACTCCTCCAGGAGGTGCTCGGCCACGAAGGCGATGACTTCCTCCTCGGAGGGTTGGCCTTCGGGGGCTGACCGTCCGGGCGCCGGCTTGAGGTCCCACAGAATGGAGGATGGGAGCGGGCGGACCGGGCGGCCCTCCCGAGGCTGGAAGACAGCGAACAGGCGCTGGCCGGCGATACGGTTGGCCCCGTCGCGTAGCTCCGCCTGGAGGAACCAGATCCATCCGTCCAGCCGACCGTCGGGGTCCAGGAACACGGCACCGCGCCGGAGGTCCTCGGCCCGCAGGGCGAGGAGCCGCTCGATAATGGCCTCGAGGAGGGGGTGGCCGGGGGCGACAAAGACCGCCGTGTGGCGGCGGGCCGTGGCCTTGTCGAAGGCGATGCGGTTGTATTCGGAGAAGACCTCGCCGTAGCGGTTGCGGAACTCCTGGGAGACCCGCCGGAGCTCATAGGGGACGTGAGGGACGCGCCACAGCCCGTCGCGGCGTCGCTCGATGGGGATGTTCAGGAAGCGGGCGCTCTCTTCGAAGAAGCGCTCGATGTATTCGGGGACCAGGCGGTTCTCCCGGGCGCGGCGTTCCTCGCCCAGCACGCGCTGGAGATCGATGTGACGGGTGGCCAGGGCCTCCAGAGCCGCTTCCCGGGCCCGGCGGATGGCCTCCTCATCGGGCACCGCCTCGATCTCCCGAAGGATCTCATCGAGGGAGCGGCGACGGGCGATGGCGTCCACGATCAGGTCCTTCAGGCTGCGCCCAGGCACCACCTCGCCGATCACATCGAAGACGCGGTCGCTCCCCAGGGCGGCCTGGATGCGGGCGAGCTTGTCGAAGAGCGCCTTGAGGACCTTCCCCTCGCGGGTGTCCAGGGCAACCAGGTTATAGATGTGGACCTCCCGTTGCTGGCCGTAGCGGTGGATGCGGCCCATCCGTTGTTCCAGGCGATTGGGGTTCCAGGGGATATCGTAGTTGACCATGAGGGAGCAGAACTGGAGGTTGATGCCCTCGCCGCCGGCCTCCGTGGAGACCATCACCTGGGTGCGCTCCCGGAACTCGTGCTCGGCGCGGATGCGCTCGTCCAGGCTCATCCCGCCGTGGAGCCGGGTGACGGTGTAGCCCCACGCGGTGAGTTTCTCCGCCAGGTAGTCCTGGGTTTCCCGGGATTCGGTGAAGATGAGGATTTTCTCGCCGGTTTGTCGGATGCGCTCGTCTTCCATCACCTGGCGCAACTCGTTGAGCTTGGTCTCCACCTCGTGGCGTTCCGCCTCGCGAGCCAGGCGGATCAGTTCGGCCAGGGTGTGGATTTCCCGTTCCAGCTCCTCCCGGGTTTCAGCGGCCGTGAGGTGCTCTAAAAGCTCCTCCTCCTGACGGAGCCGTTCCACCTCCGGGGCGTCCTCCAGCTCCTCCTCATCCAGGATCCTACCCTCAGAGAGCCACCGCCCGAGCTTCAGCAGCTCTTCGAGGCGAGCCTTGCGGCGCTCCAGGGAGCGGCGGACGGCACGGACGCTGGAGGCCAGGCGACGCTGCAAGATCAGGAGGGCGAAGGCCACGTTGCGCTTGTCGGCGGCCAGGGCCCGGTTGTAGGAACGCTCCACGTATTCGGTGACGGCGTTGTAAAGGCGCTTCTCGTCGTCGTTCAGCCGGAAGGTGCGGGTGAAGACGTGGCGGGGCGGGAAGAGAGGGCGCCCCTCGAAGTCTCGGAGGTCCTCCTTCAAGCGCCGCAGGAAAAGGGGATTGTCCCCGTTCCGGACAGACTCCAGCAGGAGATCGCTGGTCGAGAACAAGCCGGGGACCAGCAGGTCCAGGAAGAGGCGGAAGTTCTCGGGGTCGCCTCGGTGGGGGGTGGCGGTCAGGAAGAGCAGAAACTGGCTGTTGCGAGAAAGAAGTTCTCCGAGCCGGTAGCGCTCCGTGCGGGCGATCTTCTCCCCATAACGGTAAGCGGCCAGCTTGTGGGCTTCATCCACGATAGTGAGATCCCAGCGGGCTTCCGCCAAAGCGGCCATGATGTCCGCCTGCTTGGCGAAATCCATGGAGGTAATGATCTGGGGGTGTTCCTGCCAGACGTTACGCCCCCAGGTGGCGTTCACGACATTTCGGTCCACCACGGTGAAGGCCTCATCGAAGCGCTCCTTCATTTCGCGAAGCCACTGATCTCGGAGGTGGCCAGGGACCACGATGAGCGTGCGCCGGACCAGGCCGCGGGCTTTGAGTTCTTTGAGGAGGAGGCCGGCCATGATCGTTTTGCCGGCGCCCGGATCATCGGCCAGCAGGAAACGAATGCGGGGGCTGCGGAGGATATAGTGATAGACGGCCTCGATTTGATGAGGGAGGGGATCGATCTGAGAGACGTGGACCGCCAGGAGGGGATCGAACTGGTGGGCGAAGCGGATGCGGTGAGCCTCGATGG
This window encodes:
- a CDS encoding AAA family ATPase — its product is MLERVVVQGYKSFRELDLPLERINVLIGPNGSGKSNFIQLFQMMNRVTLQGLQIYVAQSGGADSLLHYGRKTTERMRVELWFRQDTTLANGYVATLIPTAEDTLVFAEEACYFHRRDRYDRPYQASSSSVIHPESFLPEWAEQDRVAFHVLKAMRSWQLYHFHDTSDSAKVKQTGDLHDNLFLRPDASNLAAYLYRLRETAPASYRNIVETIRMAAPFFGDFVLRPSPFNPEKIRLEWRERGSDMVFGPHALSDGTLRFMCLATLFLQPPDQMPATIVLDEPELGLHPYAIVLLAEMVRSAAEHTQVILATQSVTLVNQFSPEDLLIVDRVEGVSSIRRLSPEETGQWLADYGLGDLWEKNLIGGRPAR
- a CDS encoding DUF1156 domain-containing protein, encoding MPSLRLIEVDFPIRPVSEESVREKNIRHGHISTLHIWWARRPLAASRTTALAALLPDEPHRREIFLRLVRDLAPWEAVQGKNSELEKARALIREAFGGRPPRVLDPFAGGGSIPLEALRLGCETHALDYNPVAVLILKCVLEYPQRYARPDSVSVLPLPSSKPRSQNPTLPYFPGKGDGESQAGESPLLRAVRAWGAWVLEEARRELQPFYPPDPDGSVPVGYIWARTLPCQNPACGAEIPLMRQTWLAKKDNRKIALRLVPNRAARRVDAEIVEGQAIAFDPDEGTVTRAHVRCPLCGGTIDDKTTRRLFREGKAGQRMMAVVLHHPKRAGKSYRLPTARDLEAYHAAETALEKKSAELREKWGMEPVPDEPTPLGGGPGAERAFSVHKYGLTRWGDLFNPRQQLALITFADKVRQAHAQMLAQGADPEFAKAVVTYLAITFDRLAAALNTLCRWQPAGEKIADVFSRQALPMVWDFAEPNPFGGASRSWEELFADTYNVCLHLSHIPPLFPNPHPPIPTVTHGSATALPWPENFFDAVLTDPPYYDNVPYSDLSDFFYVWLKRTVGDLYPDLFATPLTPKSEEMVADASKAGGMENAMRRFENMLTQAFREIHRVLKPNGIAVIVFAHKTTEAWETVITSLLDAGLYMTASWPIHTEMQARLRAQESAALASSIYMVCRKRTTEEIGDYTRVRREIEARVRERLAQFWEEGIRGADFFMSAIGPAVEVFGRYARVEKLSGEEVTVAELLEYVRKVVAEFALERILQGAELSGVDPLTRFYLLWRWTYNHARVRFDEARKLAAGAGIELTDHWGPGGLVAKDGEHVRVRSPMERAKDPRFAARTEFQTMVDAMHRAAALWSENRIAELREHLAATYGENETFWQVVQAASEVLPEGDKERQILQGLLYGRRSYTRGPSQLSMWGN
- a CDS encoding helicase-related protein, translating into MDLVPGQILESPFWSEPVRVLSVQPLGTRLLLEAVGVRTQLFYSNVLSPEDLSRVRPVKADQRDFTGDPKAFFLAIEAHRIRFAHQFDPLLAVHVSQIDPLPHQIEAVYHYILRSPRIRFLLADDPGAGKTIMAGLLLKELKARGLVRRTLIVVPGHLRDQWLREMKERFDEAFTVVDRNVVNATWGRNVWQEHPQIITSMDFAKQADIMAALAEARWDLTIVDEAHKLAAYRYGEKIARTERYRLGELLSRNSQFLLFLTATPHRGDPENFRLFLDLLVPGLFSTSDLLLESVRNGDNPLFLRRLKEDLRDFEGRPLFPPRHVFTRTFRLNDDEKRLYNAVTEYVERSYNRALAADKRNVAFALLILQRRLASSVRAVRRSLERRKARLEELLKLGRWLSEGRILDEEELEDAPEVERLRQEEELLEHLTAAETREELEREIHTLAELIRLAREAERHEVETKLNELRQVMEDERIRQTGEKILIFTESRETQDYLAEKLTAWGYTVTRLHGGMSLDERIRAEHEFRERTQVMVSTEAGGEGINLQFCSLMVNYDIPWNPNRLEQRMGRIHRYGQQREVHIYNLVALDTREGKVLKALFDKLARIQAALGSDRVFDVIGEVVPGRSLKDLIVDAIARRRSLDEILREIEAVPDEEAIRRAREAALEALATRHIDLQRVLGEERRARENRLVPEYIERFFEESARFLNIPIERRRDGLWRVPHVPYELRRVSQEFRNRYGEVFSEYNRIAFDKATARRHTAVFVAPGHPLLEAIIERLLALRAEDLRRGAVFLDPDGRLDGWIWFLQAELRDGANRIAGQRLFAVFQPREGRPVRPLPSSILWDLKPAPGRSAPEGQPSEEEVIAFVAEHLLEEYREEILQARRREAEIKRKYGLRSLDQMIGECQARLMDYEIRRAKGEPIPEAEIRNEERRKEELEARRRALEQEIEQETHLLPASPRVIGVARVLPMEAGDPEMRPDAAIEAIGMQVAMAYERENGREPEDVSTRNLGYDIRSHAPDGRIRYIEVKARATTGPIVLTPNEWLMAQRLGEEYWLYVVEDAVRQPRLHIIQNPAAKLEAEPVVETVRFIVKHWKKAAVPIAWGIQPSLPD
- a CDS encoding ATP-binding protein produces the protein MAQNWQSRLDQARRLLDQGLTAQAVMSGGQILEDLFRWLYGELVPRLSPPEQEKVTRALADFGKSVGELTLGQLVGFFRKAELLDLAGRKLGRDFSFLRSAGDWIELRNRATHSGKPITRTEAEAFLGAVALYLERAGLTTPPSVTTGPLPPWHQVILPRRDIRAGGLDESVFAADLSDVVAGRGPLEYRDAVAFFHRTYFTRGLRHLLATVLSRLSGGTGDPVIQIQTPFGGGKTHSLIALYHLFRSRPDPEKVPGLEEILREAGLSALPEARVAVFVGTAADPLRGRTPWGAIAEQLGQYERLREHDERRLAPGKDLLHSLLGEEPTLILMDEIAEYVARCVQPSEIEKAPSTPEVGRAYQTQVLAFFQELTETVKVLPRCVLVATLPSSAPYGEEGERALLQLQRIFGRVEAIYTPVEGEEIYAVIRRRLFDEPEDPEMARRVAEAYMALYRELGEDVPAPAREPGYRDRMVKAYPFHPQVIDILLERWSTFPGFQRTRGVLRLLGLVVADLYQRGHPAPLIQPAHLNLAHPEIRQELLKHIGNEYEGVIATDITDGNARAQRLDRELGSEYARFGIASGLATAIFFASFSGGERRGVGIAELRLAVLREGIPPAIVGDALKRLEEELWYLHTEGGRYWFSSQPNLNRILIEREAEVREDEIYRELRSRLERIAGKELRVIVWPQNPEDVPDRRELQLAILPPERFRSTPSVETYIRELLERCGSVFRQYRNALLILTADAQEWPRMRGQLKRLLALQAIKSDKVLWRQLSSENRQEVDRRIQDVEGGLLRILQEAYRYIARAGKEGIEWLNLGLPTAGERASLMKRVLQHLEEEGILVKRLAPDQLLRKAMRPEEEEKPLSEILEAFRRYPELPMISGDEVIWESVRRGVREGLFSLRVGERVYYREEVPVEALANEAVLMRRTPEPPPPPPPPSRLSPEDLLWAMGEAEELPVSKIYQRLWAERGSAFPAEPIFREAFIAALREGWERGLFLVDPKPVGEPSGPSWEAVLAQGTLRRLKLPPPPSSPSSPGAYTLRARVPWERLSDFLRGVLMPLQRAGARLTLEIRLEARAEQGPFPRSVLEGTVRETLRQIGAQVLEEREEP
- a CDS encoding DUF4276 family protein; its protein translation is MRKVFVYVEGQTEETFVRDILAPYLSQKDLILWPVLAKTKRTSSGATFKGGITSYGRIRRDIIELLRDSSAIRVTTMIDYYALPDDFPGKNRLSGGTPAQRVAFLEDAFRQDIDHPRFLPFLVLHEFEALLFADPRQVIEVFRDVNLNGASQLAQEVQGLQPEEINDGPQTHPSARILRHIPEYRKPLHGPVIAGRIGLATIRARCPHFDGWVRQLENL